In Naumovozyma castellii chromosome 1, complete genome, one DNA window encodes the following:
- the CTP1 gene encoding Ctp1p (ancestral locus Anc_2.525) yields the protein MSQEKKPVDPLHSFIAGALAGAIEASITYPFEFAKTRLQLIDKTSTASRNPLVLIYNTAKTQGTGAIYVGCPAFIVGNTAKAGIRFLGFDTIKNMLRDPVTGELSGPRGVVAGLGAGLLESVVAVTPFEAIKTALIDDKQALKPKYQNNGRGMLRNYGSLVRDQGIMGLYRGVLPVSMRQAANQAVRLGCYNKIKTMVQDYTNAPKDRPLSSGLTFIVGAFSGVVTVYTTMPIDTVKTRMQSLDATKYTSTVNCFAKIFKEEGLKTFWKGATPRLGRLILSGGIVFTIYENVLVFLG from the coding sequence ATGTcacaagaaaaaaaacCTGTTGATCCACTACATTCGTTCATCGCTGGTGCACTTGCCGGTGCCATCGAGGCATCCATCACATACCCATTCGAATTTGCCAAGACAAGATTACAGTTAATTGACAAAACTTCAACGGCATCGAGGAATCCTCTGGTTTTGATATATAATACAGCAAAAACCCAGGGTACTGGTGCCATCTATGTTGGTTGTCCGGCATTTATTGTAGGTAACACAGCCAAGGCAGGTATTAGATTCCTTGGGTTTGAcacaattaaaaatatgCTAAGAGACCCAGTAACAGGTGAGTTAAGTGGTCCAAGAGGTGTTGTTGCAGGTTTGGGTGCAGGGTTGTTAGAAAGTGTTGTCGCTGTGACTCCTTTCGAAGCTATTAAGACTGCATTGATTGATGACAAACAAGCATTGAAAccaaaatatcaaaataacGGTCGTGGAATGCTGCGAAACTATGGGTCTTTGGTTCGTGATCAAGGTATTATGGGTCTATATCGTGGTGTTTTACCTGTATCAATGAGACAGGCAGCAAATCAAGCTGTTAGATTGGGTTGttataataaaattaagACTATGGTACAAGATTATACCAATGCACCTAAGGATAGACCATTATCCTCAGGATTAACGTTCATTGTTGGTGCTTTTAGTGGGGTTGTTACCGTGTATACCACCATGCCTATTGATACGGTTAAGACAAGAATGCAAAGTTTAGATGCCACCAAGTATACTTCTACAGTTAACTGTTTTGctaaaattttcaaagaagaaggtttgAAAACGTTTTGGAAAGGTGCAACTCCTAGATTGGGGAGATTAATTTTAAGTGGGGGTATTGTTTTCACTATTTATGAAAATGTACTAGTATTCTTAGGTTAA
- the BSD2 gene encoding Bsd2p (ancestral locus Anc_2.524): MSNLQHPESPSEDIELENSPQMNTHTSEINITQSDIPIDPRDTEQANEAEAETEEQTGSSTRDRLIPTELRERTTRQLGTLGRRFNILDKIFGRKNPNQQPQHPRGESYDGVFRNLAAKPESNETRNAEGTDDTPPTYDEAAADMVPSYYGMDLSTSDMYMDEICIEGLPVGNIANLLWNIIVSTSFQFIGFLITYILHTSHAAKQGSRFGLGLTFVGYAYSMIPNNVTTKVGKHKSISRIKLSDPNSYDDVHLYSEPTTEDNFESTLSHGIDEEKQKVPFLAVAVGLLGLFISIKSIVDYIQVKKMEKRYLSQDQV, translated from the coding sequence ATGTCTAACCTACAGCACCCCGAATCACCTAGTGAGGACATCGAGCTAGAGAACTCTCCACAGATGAATACACATACTAgtgaaataaatataacACAATCTGACATACCAATTGACCCTCGGGATACCGAACAGGCAAATGAAGCTGAAGCTGAAACAGAGGAACAAACGGGTTCCAGTACAAGAGATAGACTAATACCTACAGAACTTAGAGAACGTACAACAAGACAACTAGGAACGTTGGGGAGACGGTTTAATATCCTCgacaaaatatttgggagaaaaaatccaaatcaaCAGCCACAGCATCCAAGAGGAGAGAGTTATGATGGTGTCTTCAGAAATTTGGCAGCTAAACCTGAATCTAACGAAACGAGGAATGCAGAAGGAACTGATGACACCCCTCCGACATATGACGAAGCTGCAGCAGATATGGTACCATCTTATTATGGGATGGACTTGAGTACCTCTGATATGTATATGGATGAGATTTGTATCGAGGGGTTACCAGTGGGAAACATTGCAAATTTGCTATGGAACATTATTGTGAGTACCAGTTTCCAGTTCATTGGGTTTTTAATAACGTACATTCTTCATACATCACATGCGGCAAAGCAAGGTTCAAGGTTTGGTTTAGGGTTGACGTTCGTCGGCTATGCATATTCCATGATTCCCAACAACGTTACTACAAAAGTGGGGAAACATAAATCTATCAGCAGGATAAAGCTGTCTGATCCTAACTCTTATGACGACGTACATTTATATTCAGAACCAACTACAGAGGATAATTTTGAATCCACTCTAAGCCATGGTATTGACGAGGAGAAACAAAAAGTTCCATTTTTGGCTGTTGCTGTCGGACTACTAGGGCTATTCATTTCAATAAAAAGTATCGTGGACTACATCCAAGTAAAGAAGATGGAGAAAAGATACCTTTCACAAGATCAAGTATAA
- the SNF5 gene encoding Snf5p (ancestral locus Anc_2.523), translated as MNENANQNNMSANNNNNNNNNNNGGGQHQPGNHGVNFFSNIGTPSFNLSQLPQQFLQSLTQSQIQMIQQKHQQLLMSRIQQQQQQQQDQSSPMNQHPQMNMQQQQRSPSLGSQAGQQQMRTNPTNPMNTMPPQQQQQPIRPNSSSTGTPTLNNDNNINTAIPQASSQGSPAATNPQFPVTLPLQIAQLPLPAQHHVLQGLKQQAMAKNNPAVAAAITMAQQQVLQQIQQQRQKQAMLKQQQNVNTTGTPQPTTMTTGAPPLPQQMQNQTQFVPPNLTQKQAQQLKAKPKQRPKQSKQQPQQPIPNSNMNPTVPTPSLPFVSQLPTLPQFPPLPKFQTIPFDPPEAKLPTETYWSSQTPNEAKTETLLYEQLIHRDKLNKISQEKMKQGYEPISVHGLSNQEYITKLWSQLRYYQDLKTTRMKSITNTSKGIATASIWGDGYSGYGNGVTNTATKIISNNTGTKTATANKKRKYGSDDLWKFYEQAMNETSEDLVPLRLEFDHEKDKFFLRDTLLWNKNDQLIDLNEFVDDMMKDYKFDPALRDKFGTSVLNSIKEQLQEFQANPYLSKRKLGGDDLRIRIKLDIIVGQNQLIDQFEWDISNPDNSPEEFAECLCQELELPGEFVTAISHSIREQVHMYHKSLAILGYNFDGSPITDDDIRSRMLPVVTVDDIYRPAADTKIFTPTLIQISSAELERLDKDKDRDTRRKRRQGRSNRRGAVMTNTNSSMNLLNDMTNLSNSSINMSGNMNNSTIGGNNSNSVPMEILLPDVADIPRTFRTPVPSTIFPGGIDMGPSVYSYDLKTTVEYKSRPQPQMPPCYIVDNVPGKLLLISITLPKSKPKLDDTQETGKSADKNILDSHKSVAAKNVKLEGITIQKDGTQEQKQDEKTRRSTTDPQLPEGQAGKSDVSTDKTSLPAPLPEPIPPASLPLQKPTDPNSPTTQ; from the coding sequence ATGAACGAGAATGCTAATCAGAATAACATGAGTgcaaataacaataataacaacaataacaataacaacgGCGGCGGGCAACATCAGCCTGGTAATCATGGTGTCAACTTCTTTAGTAACATTGGTACCCCGTCCTTTAACCTATCCCAATTACCACAACAATTTTTACAATCGCTGACACAGagtcaaattcaaatgattcaACAAAAACATCAACAGCTGTTGATGAGTCGTAtacaacagcaacaacaacagcaacaggACCAATCATCACCTATGAACCAACATCCACAAATGAACATGCAACAGCAGCAAAGATCACCATCCTTGGGCTCACAGGCAGGCCAACAACAAATGAGGACAAACCCTACAAACCCTATGAATACCATGCCtccacaacaacagcaacagccAATACGACCAAACTCATCTTCAACAGGGACCCCAACTCTTAATAATGACAATAACATCAACACAGCAATACCGCAAGCTTCTTCTCAAGGATCACCGGCCGCCACCAACCCGCAATTCCCAGTCACATTACCATTACAGATCGCTCAATTACCGTTACCTGCGCAACATCACGTATTGCAAGGCTTGAAACAACAGGCAATGGCTAAGAATAATCCTGCAGTGGCAGCAGCCATTACAATGGCTCAACAACAAGTGCTACAGCAAatccaacaacaaagacaaaaaCAAGCAATGTTGAAACAGCAACAAAATGTAAATACTACTGGTACTCCTCAACCAACGACAATGACCACTGGTGCTCCTCCTCTTCCACAACAAATGCAAAATCAAACTCAATTTGTTCCACCAAATCTGACTCAGAAACAGGCACAACAGTTGAAAGCTAAACCAAAACAACGTCCAAAGCAATCAAAGCAACAGCCACAACAACCAATCCCCAATAGCAATATGAATCCTACAGTCCCAACCCCATCGTTACCATTTGTATCCCAGTTACCGACATTACCACAATTCCCACCTCTTCCTAAATTCCAAACAATACCCTTTGACCCACCTGAGGCAAAGTTACCGACAGAGACATACTGGTCCTCCCAAACGCCGAATGAAGCCAAGACAGAAACGTTACTTTACGAGCAATTAATCCACAGAGacaaattgaacaaaatatcACAGGAGAAGATGAAGCAGGGATACGAACCAATCAGTGTTCACGGACTGAGTAATCAAGAGTACATCACTAAATTATGGTCCCAATTACGTTATTACCAAGATTTAAAGACAACAAGAATGAAGTCCATAACAAATACGTCAAAGGGTATAGCCACAGCAAGTATTTGGGGAGATGGGTATTCTGGATATGGTAATGGCGTTACTAATACAGCGACGAAGATTATTAGCAACAATACTGGTACTAAAACAGCGACAGCCAACAAAAAGAGGAAGTATGGTAGTGATGACCTATGGAAATTTTATGAACAGGCAATGAATGAAACATCGGAAGATTTAGTACCACTTCGATTGGAATTTGATCATGAAAAGGATAAGTTTTTTCTTAGAGACACTTTACTTTGGAATAAAAACGACCAGTTAATTGATTTGAACGAATTTGTCGATGACATGATGAAAGATTATAAATTTGATCCGGCTCTTAGGGACAAATTCGGCACTTCTGTACTGAATTCCATCAAGGAGCAACTACAAGAGTTTCAAGCAAACCCCTACCTTTCTAAAAGGAAACTAGGTGGGGATGACTTACGTATTAGAATAAAATTGGATATTATTGTGGgtcaaaatcaattgattgaCCAGTTTGAATGGGATATCTCGAATCCGGATAACTCCCCAGAAGAGTTTGCAGAATGCTTATGtcaagaattggaattacCAGGCGAATTTGTTACTGCCATATCCCACTCCATAAGAGAACAGGTACATATGTATCATAAATCGTTGGCGATCTTAGGCTACAATTTTGATGGATCCCCAATcactgatgatgatattagaAGTAGAATGCTCCCCGTCGTTACCGTCGATGACATTTATAGACCTGCTGCGGAtaccaaaatatttacacCAACtctaattcaaatttcttctgCTGAATTAGAACGTTTGGATAAAGATAAGGATAGAGATACAAGGCGTAAGAGAAGACAGGGTCGTTCTAATAGACGTGGTGCGGTAATGACCAATACGAACAGCAGTATGAATTTACTAAATGATATGACTAATCTAAGTAATTCCAGTATCAACATGAGTGGGAATATGAATAATTCCACTATTGGTGgaaataattccaattcagTCCCTatggaaatattattacccGATGTAGCTGATATTCCAAGAACTTTTAGAACCCCAGTACCAAGCACCATCTTTCCTGGTGGTATAGATATGGGTCCCTCTGTTTATTCGTATGATTTAAAAACCACAGTAGAATATAAATCGAGACCTCAACCTCAAATGCCACCATGCTATATTGTGGATAACGTTCCAGGTAAACTTCTACTTATTTCCATTACTCTTCCTAAATCGAAACCTAAACTCGATGATACACAGGAGACGGGCAAATCTGCGGATAAGAATATTCTTGACTCCCATAAATCTGTTGCAGCAAAGAATGTTAAACTGGAGGGTAtaacaattcaaaaagaTGGGACCCAAGAACAAAAACAAGATGAAAAGACAAGACGTAGTACCACCGATCCCCAATTGCCAGAAGGACAAGCAGGTAAATCAGATGTATCTACAGATAAAACATCGCTTCCAGCTCCACTCCCGGAACCAATTCCACCGGCAAGTTTACCTCTACAGAAGCCAACTGATCCGAATAGTCCAACGACTCAATAA
- the QCR10 gene encoding ubiquinol--cytochrome-c reductase subunit 10 (ancestral locus Anc_2.520) encodes MTSYTSRLGIKPNPRLGRLSLRNLLAYSPNLMLWGGASAFGLFVFVEGWPTFQDAIFKKIPIVGSHWNDNTPPEDKPV; translated from the exons ATGACTTCA TACACATCAAGATTAGGAATCAAACCAAACCCCCGTCTAGGTAGACTGTCGCTAAGGAACCTATTGGCTTATTCCCCCAACTTAATGTTGTGGGGTGGTGCCTCAGCATTTGGTCTTTTCGTTTTCGTAGAGGGATGGCCTACTTTCCAAGATGCTatatttaagaaaattCCAATAGTTGGTTCCCATTGGAACGACAATACACCACCTGAAGATAAGCCAGTATAA
- the APM3 gene encoding Apm3p (ancestral locus Anc_2.522), whose translation MLISLYITNIRNELIFQYLPMGSSPTYASIWKKMQLSCPELLLANEMKSRSLGGGSAIMVCKYRSVVNNMNYYCLTSDDSVEVDCFLEYLDELILEYFDKDEVSVKKLVNNFDRLSLLLHSVVNGGEINVGFLYNNRIQNVVPPVHDLRKILNETAHTIMNQSSGAMRSAGSGVAFNASSSSRGEDMVVPWRRNGIKDAKEELYVDLKEEVYVTYRKSDRHHGRDGIRTSNPSMELVSGHIKGTIDVRCYLNGNPTVSLMFDTMGNDLGIPSFHACVEQEDQVQEQKQEQEPESFQGKRLLRFLPPDGKFRLAQYVIDLDGQGGMSRRMDRDGLIQVSFEDGLGLNKDEFEVRLHVRESIAVVDPVEDLVVTLQFSNGNDSNVKMLRATHGTFVGQDEDRQCSWRFDSDEISAGTLPVLRGCIDDSKHVQQKKRSCLTSVAVRYGYPGELASGCRVTRLDVDVASPRVRGKVFKGVRCVTRVPALTVRA comes from the coding sequence ATGTTGATATCATTGTATATCACGAATATTAGAAATGAATTGATCTTCCAGTACTTGCCAATGGGTAGTTCCCCCACCTATGCTAGCATCTGGAAAAAGATGCAATTGAGTTGTCCTGAATTACTACTTGCTAATGAGATGAAATCACGCAGTTTGGGCGGTGGATCCGCCATCATGGTATGTAAGTATCGTTCTGTGGTGAACaatatgaattattattgtttgaCCAGTGATGATAGTGTTGAGGTGGATTGtttcttggaatatttgGACGAGTTGATTCTGGAGTATTTTGATAAGGATGAAGTGAGTGTAAAGAAATTGGTTAATAATTTCGATCGATTGAGTTTGCTCTTGCATTCTGTTGTTAATGGTGGGGAGATTAATGTTGGGTTTCTTTACAATAATCGAATTCAGAATGTGGTTCCTCCCGTGCATGATTTGAGGAAGATCTTGAATGAGACCGCACATACTATTATGAATCAAAGTAGTGGTGCTATGAGATCTGCGGGTTCCGGTGTTGCATTTAATGCGTCGTCTTCATCGAGGGGAGAAGATATGGTTGTTCCCTGGAGACGTAATGGTATCAAGGATGCTAAGGAAGAACTCTACgttgatttgaaagagGAAGTATACGTTACGTATAGGAAAAGTGATAGACACCATGGTCGTGATGGCATTCGTACTTCCAATCCCTCCATGGAGTTAGTTTCTGGACATATCAAGGGTACCATTGATGTACGATGTTATCTTAATGGTAATCCGACCGTCAGTTTGATGTTTGATACGATGGGTAACGATCTTGGAATCCCATCTTTTCATGCCTGCGTGGAACAAGAGGACCAGGTGCAAGAAcaaaaacaagaacaagaaccCGAAAGTTTCCAAGGTAAACGATTATTAAGATTCTTGCCTCCAGATGGTAAGTTCCGTCTTGCACAATACGTGATTGATCTGGATGGACAAGGAGGTATGTCGAGACGGATGGACCGAGATGGGCTCATACAGGTGAGTTTTGAAGACGGATTGGGTCTTAATAAGGACGAATTTGAAGTTCGATTGCATGTCAGGGAATCCATTGCCGTGGTGGACCCAGTGGAGGATCTAGTGGTCACATTACAATTCAGTAATGGCAATGACAGTAATGTGAAGATGTTAAGAGCGACTCATGGCACGTTCGTCGGACAGGATGAAGACCGTCAGTGCAGTTGGCGTTTTGACTCGGACGAAATCTCTGCTGGGACGTTACCCGTCTTGCGCGGCTGTATTGACGACTCGAAGCACGTGCAGCAGAAGAAACGGTCGTGTCTGACGTCCGTGGCGGTGCGGTACGGTTACCCTGGCGAGCTGGCGAGTGGCTGCCGGGTAACTCGTCTGGACGTTGACGTTGCCAGCCCTAGGGTTCGCGGTAAGGTCTTCAAGGGCGTGAGGTGTGTTACCCGGGTCCCAGCCCTAACAGTGCGGGCTTAA
- the FOX2 gene encoding bifunctional hydroxyacyl-CoA dehydrogenase/enoyl-CoA hydratase FOX2 (ancestral locus Anc_2.521) translates to MSSQQLSFKDQVVVVTGAGGGLGKVYALEYAKRGAKVVVNDLGGTLGGSGQNSKAADVVVDEIKSKYNGTAVANYDSVNENGANIIKTAIDNFGKIDILINNAGILRDVSFNKMSEKEFQAVIDVHLNGAFQLTHAAWPYMKAQKFGRIINTASPAGLFGNFGQANYSAAKLGLVGLAETLAKEGFKYNILVNSIAPLARSRMTENVLPPHILKQLGPEKIAPLVLFLTHHSTKVTNSIFELAAGFYGQIRWERSSGQIFNPNVNSFTPEAILNKWDAITDFNDKPFNKTQHPNQLSDYNDLITKAKKLPEKNEQGSVKVESIKGKVVIITGANGGLGKSHAMWFAKYGAKVIINDITNPETTVNEINSKFGADTAFPDSHNIITESELVVKTAIDHFGHVDILVNNAGILRDKSFLKMTEKEWYPVLQVHLQATFAMCKAVWPHFSKQNSGFIINTTSTSGIYGNFGQANYAAAKAAILGFSRTIAIEGAKKGIIVNIIAPHAETAMTKTIFGEKELANHFDVNQVSPFVVLLATKELQDKKSTRGQLFEVGGGWCGQTRWQRSPGFTTVSNNITPELIKENWSKVVDFKGKTINPKSTQDSSMAILQTVQMAHMRQQASPTADTAAATEGNESKGGTIFKYTDRDSILYNLGVGCTSKELKYTYENDSKFQVLPSFAVIPCMNSAASLDMSELVEDFNYSMLLHGEQYFNLTNGEQLPTSATVRTEAAPLQVIDKNGKAAIIVGGFKTFDAKTNKLLAYNEGTYFIRGARVAPNKQIIDPKRRSKFAIQSFKAPTNREPDFEVEVSTSEDQAALYRLSGDYNPLHIDPKLAQAVKFPKPILHGLCTLGISAKALFDKFGPYSELKVRFSDVVFPGDKLKVKAWRQPNGLVIFQTTDVNRNKIVLENAAIKLTTPTSKL, encoded by the coding sequence ATGAGCTCACAACAATTATCATTCAAAGATCAAGTGGTGGTAGTCACGGGGGCCGGTGGTGGCCTCGGTAAAGTGTACGCCCTTGAATATGCAAAGAGGGGCGCCAAAGTGGTCGTCAATGATCTAGGAGGAACCTTAGGTGGTTCAGGTCAAAATTCTAAAGCTGCAGACGTCGTTGtcgatgaaattaaatccAAATACAACGGTACTGCTGTAGCTAACTATGATTcagttaatgaaaatggtgCAAATATCATCAAGACAGCCATCGATAATTTCGGTAAGATCGATATCTTGATTAATAATGCAGGGATCCTTAGAGACGTGTCCTTTAACAAGATGTCAGAAAAGGAGTTCCAAGCTGTCATCGATGTCCATTTGAATGGGGCATTCCAATTAACTCATGCTGCTTGGCCCTATATGAAGGCCCAGAAATTTGGTAGGATCATCAATACCGCTTCACCAGCAGGTTTATTTGGTAATTTCGGTCAAGCTAATTATTCTGCTGCTAAATTAGGACTTGTAGGGCTGGCTGAAACATTGGCAAAGGAAGgttttaaatataatattttggtCAACTCCATTGCACCCTTGGCAAGATCAAGAATGACAGAGAATGTATTGCCTCCACatattttgaaacaattgggTCCAGAAAAAATCGCTCCCTTGGTATTATTTTTGACTCATCATTCAACAAAGGTAACAAATTCCATCTTTGAACTGGCTGCTGGGTTTTATGGTCAAATTAGATGGGAAAGATCATCGGGACAAATCTTTAACCCTAACGTGAACTCTTTCACTCCAGAGGCAATCTTAAATAAGTGGGACGCCATCACAGATTTTAACGATAAACCATTTAATAAGACTCAACATCCAAATCAATTGTCCGATTACAATGATTTGATTACAAAGGCAAAGAAATTACCAGAGAAAAACGAACAAGGTTCTGTTAAAGTTGAATCCATTAAGGGGAAAGTGGTCATTATTACAGGTGCTAATGGTGGGTTGGGTAAATCACATGCAATGTGGTTTGCCAAATATGGTGCTAAAGTTATCATTAACGATATTACTAATCCTGAAACAACCgtaaatgaaattaattccAAGTTCGGTGCAGATACTGCATTCCCAGATTCACATAATATTATCACAGAATCTGAATTGGTCGTTAAGACTGCCATAGATCATTTCGGACATGTCGATATTCTAGTTAATAACGCTGGTATCTTACGTGATAAATCATTCTTGAAGATGACTGAAAAGGAATGGTACCCCGTTCTACAAGTTCATTTACAAGCTACTTTTGCCATGTGTAAAGCTGTATGGCCACATTTCAGTAAACAAAACTCAGGGTTTATCATTAATACTACTTCTACATCAGGGATTTATGGTAATTTTGGTCAAGCTAATTATGCTGCTGCTAAGGCTGCTATCCTTGGGTtttcaagaacaattgCCATTGAAGGTGCTAAGAAGGGAATCATTGTTAACATAATTGCTCCACATGCTGAAACTGCAATGACAAAGACTATCTTTGGTGAAAAGGAACTGGCTAATCATTTTGATGTCAATCAAGTATCTCCATTCGTTGTCTTGTTAGCCACGAAGGAATTACAAGATAAAAAGTCAACTCGTGGTCAATTATTCGAAGTTGGTGGTGGTTGGTGTGGTCAGACAAGATGGCAAAGAAGTCCTGGGTTTACAACTGTTTCAAACAATATAACTCctgaattaattaaagagaATTGGTCTAAAGTTGTTGACTTCAAAGGTAAGACAATTAATCCAAAATCCACTCaagattcttcaatggcTATCTTACAAACTGTCCAAATGGCACATATGAGACAACAAGCCTCACCAACAGCCGATACTGCTGCTGCTACTGAAGGTAACGAATCCAAAGGGGGCACTATCTTCAAATACACTGATAGGGATTCCATTCTTTACAATCTGGGTGTTGGATGTACAAgcaaagaattgaaatatacATATGAGaatgattccaaattcCAAGTATTGCCTTCATTTGCCGTTATCCCATGTATGAATTCAGCTGCAAGTCTCGATATGAGTGAATTGGTGGAAGATTTCAATTATTCCATGCTATTACATGGTGAACAATATTTTAACTTGACTAATGGTGAACAATTACCCACTTCTGCTACAGTTAGAACTGAAGCTGCTCCTTTGCAAGTTATTGATAAGAATGGTAAAGCTGCCATCATTGTGGGTGGATTCAAGACTTTTGATGCCAAGACTAATAAATTGCTCGCATATAATGAGGGAACGTATTTCATTAGAGGTGCACGTGTAGCACctaataaacaaataatcGATCCAAAGAGAAGATCCAAATTTGCCATTCAGAGTTTCAAAGCTCCAACCAACAGAGAACCtgattttgaagttgaGGTTTCTACTAGCGAGGATCAAGCTGCTCTATACAGGTTATCTGGTGATTATAACCCATTACATATTGATCCAAAGTTAGCTCAAGCTGTTAAGTTCCCCAAACCAATATTGCACGGGTTATGTACTTTGGGTATTAGTGCAAAGGCTTTATTTGATAAGTTTGGTCCCTATAGTGAATTGAAAGTTAGATTTAGTGACGTTGTTTTCCCCGGTGACAAATTAAAAGTTAAGGCTTGGAGACAACCAAATGGATTAGTCATTTTCCAAACCACCGATGTGaatagaaataaaattgtCTTAGAAAATGCTGCTATAAAACTAACCACACCAACTTCGAAGTTATGA
- the TCD2 gene encoding tRNA threonylcarbamoyladenosine dehydratase (ancestral locus Anc_2.527) — MGNSTWKVIAGTALLTAAATKCLDVAWTQYKSTQLNEPKQTEIANVDKREYSDELFREQLARNYAFLGEEGMEKLKQQYIVVVGAGGVGSWVVTMLVRSGCTRIRVIDFDQVSLSSLNRHSCATLKDVGTSKVGCLKQHMAEIAPWCEIEAINELWTKESGERLIFGAGQPTFVVDCIDNLDTKVDLLEFVYNKNIDVISSMGASTKGDPTRINVGDISSTEEDPMARSVRRRLKIKGITTGIPVVFSAEKPDPRKAKLLPLPDEEYEKGQVGELSALKDFRVRILPVLGTMPGIFGLTLATWILTKVAGYPMNPIEGKNRIKVYDGIYQSLAGQMSRIGKEQRVPIAITDIGYIVEEVFRGKSPVSGYSTRLTLSQWDPEKPVSLQNVVILTKDEQKEHERRVLNGGEKIEGVYSKDVLDLIKKRFEEEKYYSQFR; from the coding sequence ATGGGTAACAGTACATGGAAAGTGATTGCAGGTACTGCGCTATTGACAGCGGCAGCAACCAAATGTTTAGACGTTGCCTGGACTCAATACAAGAGTACTCAACTTAACGAGCCAAAGCAAACTGAAATAGCCAACGTGGATAAAAGAGAATATTCAGATGAATTATTTCGTGAACAATTGGCCCGTAATTACGCATTCTTAGGTGAGGAGGGTATGGAAAAGttgaaacaacaatataTCGTCGTGGTTGGTGCAGGTGGTGTTGGTTCTTGGGTTGTAACAATGCTAGTGCGTTCCGGTTGTACCAGAATCAGGGTGATTGATTTTGATCAGGTCTCCTTAAGCTCTTTGAATAGACATAGTTGTGCCACTTTGAAAGACGTGGGGACTTCAAAAGTTGGGTGCTTGAAGCAACATATGGCAGAAATTGCACCATGGTGTGAAATTGAAGCTATCAATGAACTTTGGACTAAGGAAAGTGGAGAGAGATTGATCTTTGGAGCAGGTCAACCAACTTTTGTGGTGGATTGTATTGATAATCTAGATACTAAAGTTGACTTATTGGAATTTGTTTACAATAAGAATATTGACGTTATTTCTTCCATGGGGGCTTCTACTAAGGGTGACCCAACCCGTATTAACGTTGGTGATATTTCCTccacagaagaagatccGATGGCTCGTTCAGTGAGGAGAAGACTAAAGATCAAAGGTATCACTACGGGTATCCCAGTGGTTTTCAGTGCTGAAAAACCAGACCCACGTAAGGCTAAATTACTACCATTACCTGATGAAGAATACGAAAAGGGACAAGTTGGTGAATTAAGTGcattgaaagatttcaGGGTCAGAATTTTGCCTGTGTTAGGAACTATGCCAGGTATTTTTGGTTTAACTCTTGCCACCTGGATCTTGACTAAAGTTGCAGGCTACCCCATGAATCCGATTGAAGGGAAAAATAGAATCAAGGTTTATGATGGTATTTACCAATCCTTGGCTGGGCAGATGTCACGTATTGGGAAGGAACAACGTGTTCCGATTGCCATTACTGATATTGGTTACATCGTTGAAGAGGTCTTTAGAGGAAAATCTCCAGTTAGTGGATATTCGACAAGGCTTACTTTATCTCAATGGGATCCAGAAAAGCCTGTTTCTTTACAGAACGTGGTTATATTAACTAAAGATGAACAAAAGGAACATGAAAGGAGAGTCTTGAATGGAGGTGAGAAGATTGAAGGTGTTTATTCTAAGGACGTTCTAGACTTGATCAAGAAGAGatttgaagaggaaaagtATTACTCCCAATTTAGATAG